A genomic segment from Spinacia oleracea cultivar Varoflay chromosome 3, BTI_SOV_V1, whole genome shotgun sequence encodes:
- the LOC110790335 gene encoding uncharacterized protein, which translates to MTTPNLAPNQDPASPFYLHPTDNTASQLVSIKFKGEGYGDWRRSMMISMSSKNKLGFVDGTIAKPDPTHDTYQAWMRCNDMMISWLLYNLDGSISKSVLYFHTAREIWLDLEDRFGFVSGPQPFSLEQQAVEISQGNHNVAEFFT; encoded by the coding sequence ATGACTACACCAAATTTGGCTCCAAATCAGGATCCTGCTAGTCCTTTTTACCTTCATCCAACTGATAACACAGCTAGTCAGTTGGTTTCAATTAAGTTCAAAGGTGAAGGTTATGGTGACTGGAGAAGGAGTATGATGATTTCTATGTCATCTAAGAACAAGCTAGGGTTTGTTGATGGTACAATTGCTAAACCAGATCCTACACATGATACTTACCAGGCTTGGATGAGGTGCAATGATATGATGATCTCATGGTTATTGTACAACCTTGATGGATCCATATCTAAGAGTGTTCTGTATTTTCATACTGCTAGGGAAATCTGGTTAGACTTAGAGGATAGATTTGGTTTTGTATCTGGACCACAACCATTTTCCTTAGAACAACAAGCAGTAGAAATTTCACAAGGAAATCATAATGTGGCCGAGTTCTTCACATAA
- the LOC110790342 gene encoding uncharacterized protein: MEKTLKSNHDEREFMRIAMLKHEETFREQVSELHRVYRIQKMLMDSVGIRQQQQQQLQQQQQQQQKEKLERYNLIESSKNGFTIDHYQQQLILQQAQAQREISSTNNIINANTKISSNIMMGLSVTTGGGGGGSGGGGGGPRPLSDAHEHIAESNGKLVMLEAETDEIELALSLGPSTYNPRRRRKNGNKSDSGQSLSSSTSTGSSQTRKTSPKNNNATTTNNHRSSTTTTTTWGGFPQGSGIEPGFSNGQQNSNPPWLYQALSLKLT; this comes from the exons ATGGAGAAGACCCTAAAGTCCAATCATGATGAGAGGGAGTTCATGCGAATAGCAATGCTAAAGCATGAAGAAACATTTAGAGAACAG GTTAGTGAACTTCATCGTGTTTACCGAATTCAGAAGATGCTAATGGATAGTGTTGGAAtcagacaacaacaacaacaacaactgcaacaacagcaacagcaacaacagAAGGAAAAACTGGAGCGATATAATTTGATTGAGAGCAGCAAAAATGGGTTTACAATCGATCATTATCAACAACAATTAATACTACAACAAGCACAAGCACAAAGGGAAATTAGTAGTACTAATAATATTATCAACGCTAATACAAAAATCAGCAGCAATATTATGATGGGATTAAGTGTAACAACaggcggcggcggcggcggtagcggtggtggtggtggtggtccaAGACCATTATCCGACGCACATGAACACATTGCAGAATCCAACGGTAAATTAGTGATGTTAGAAGCAGAGACTGATGAGATTGAGTTAGCTCTAAGTTTAGGCCCATCAACTTACAACCCGAGACGACGACGGAAAAATGGTAACAAGTCGGATTCGGGTCAAAGCCTATCATCATCTACTTCAACCGGGTCAAGCCAAACCCGAAAAACAAGCCCAAAGAATAATAATGCTACTACTACTAATAATCATAGAAGCTCAACGACGACGACGACAACATGGGGTGGTTTTCCGCAGGGATCCGGGATCGAACCCGGATTCTCAAATGGGCAACAAAATAGTAATCCTCCATGGTTGTACCAAGCTTTGAGCTTGAAGCTGACATGA